The DNA window AGTATTCACATCGGGGTGAGGGGACTTGAACCCCTGACCTCCTGCTCCCGAAGCAGGCGCTCTGCCACCTGAGCCACACCCCGTTAGGATAGAATTTTACTCTTTAAAAAACCTTGTATTTTCTCCTTCCACTTGTTGGCAACGAAGAGAACCTCTTCTTGGTCTATGGTTTTTAGCTCTCCCTTTTCCATCAAGACTTTTCCTTTGCATATGACCGTGTCTATGTCTGAGGACTTTGCGGAGTATACGAGCTGGGCAATTGGGTCATAAAGGGGTTGTAGATGAGGCTTGTTAGGGTCAAGGAGTATAAGGTCTGCGTCGTATCCTACCTCAACCCTTCCTGCTTTTATACCTACCGCTCTAAAGCCTTCTTCACTTGCTATTCTAAGGGCGGTTCTTGCATCCATTGCCTTTGCGTCAAGGTTTGCACCCTTTTGCAGTTTTGCCATAAGGCTTAACTCTTCAAGCATATCAAGGTTGTCATTGGAAGCAGGTCCGTCAGTGCCGAGACATACATGAATGCCTCTTCTTATATAGTCGCTTATGGGTGCTATACCAGAGGCGAGTTTTAGGTTGCTCTCAGGACAGTGCAAGACCTTTGCACCCTTCTCCTTTATCATTTCCCTTTCTTCCTCTGTGGTCCATACTACATGAGCCATCAAAGTCTTGTCTGTAAGTAGACCGAGACTGTATAGGTGTTCCACAGGTCTTTTGCCAAACTTTTCTAAGGATGCGTCCACTTCTTGTTGGGTTTCCGCTACATGGATGTGAATGTATACTTCCTCTTCAAGGGCAAGCTGGAGGGTTTTTCTCAGGGTGTCTGGAGAGCAGGTGTAGACCGCATGAGGACAAAGGGTTGGGAATATTAGCTCTTGTCCTTTGAAGTCTCTTATAAATTCTCTTGCCCTCTTTAGGTATTCCTCTTGAGTTTTTGCCACTCTTGTGGGAAAGTCAAGGATACCAAAACCAAGCCCTGCTCTTATTCCAGCCTTTTGGGCAACTTCCGCTATGCTCTCCTCAAAGAAATACATATCCATAAACAGGGTTGTCCCTGAGCGTATGGCTTCCGCAATTCCTATAAGTGCACCGTCCCTTACAAATTCCGGAGATACAAATTCACCTTCCAACACCCATATAACCTTCTGAAGCCAATCCATAAGGGGAAGGTCTGCACCCAGACCTCTCAGTAGGCTCATGGATATGTGCGTATGCATGTTAGCAAAGGAGGGATAGAGGACTTTACCTTTTGCCTGTATAACATACTTTGCAGGAGACTGTATATCTTCGGAGATTTCCACTATCTTGCCATCTCTTACAGCCACATCCACATACTGGTTCTTCTCTGCTAAAAGGGCGGACTTAATTAGAAGGTCAAACATGGCTTATATTATATTCTTTGTGAAGGCGGACATACTTAAAAAAATGCTAAGGCTTCAACAAGTAGAGCTTGAAATACTAAGGGTGCAAAGTGCTCTCAAAAAGGTTCTATCTCAAATATCAGAAGTGAGCGAGAAGATAGAAGAGCTGAAAAAGCAAAGAGAAGGTGTGGAAAAAAGCATAGAGGGTCTAAAGGCGGAGATAAAAAGGCATAGAGAAGCCATCCAAGAGTGTAAGGAGGGTGCGAAAAGGGCAGAAGAGAGACTAAGCTTAGTCAAAAGGGCGGAAGAATACAAGGCACTGCTTAGGGAAAGGGCAAAGAATGAAGATTGTGTTATAAAGCTCACCAAAAGCCTAAAAGAGCTTGAGGAAAAACTAAAAAAACTCCAGAAAGAAAGGGAAGATAAAAAACTCGTGAGAGAGCTACAGGACTTAGAAGAAGAGCTTTCGGACTTGAGATATTCCCAATCAAGGCTCACAAACAAGTTAGATGAGTTAACAAAGGAATTTCAAAAAATAAAGGAAGGCACAGAGCCAGACGTGGTCCAAGAATACGAGGTCCTAAAGAAAAAACACGGCTTGCCAATAATACTTCCCATTGACTCCTTTGGTGCTTGCACCCACTGTGGGACAAAACTACCATCCGCTCTTTATTCAAGGCTAATCAAGGGAGAAGTGGCAGTCTGTCCAAGCTGTGGAAGGCTTGTATATTATGAAGAGGAAACTTGAAGATATCCTAAGGAGCTACGACCCATACCTCTTGGTAGCCCTTTTCCTCCTTTGCCTAATAGGACTTTTAGGCATATACAGTGCCACATACAGAGGAGGTCCTTCTCCACTTTTTATAAAGCAAAGCCTTTATCTTGTAGCTGGTTTGTTAGTGATTTTTATCTTCTCAAGAATAAACTTTAGAACCATTTACGATACTGCACCTGCGATATATTTCCTCAATCTTTTTCTTCTCATTCTCGTGCCAATTTTAGGGAAAACGGTATATGGAGCAAAAAGGTGGATTGACCTCGGTCCTGTTAGTATACAACCTTCAGAGTTTATGAAGTTTTCCCTTTTGCTTTTTGCTCTATACACGCTCAGTTATATGAAAAAACTCATAAGTAAGGAAGGTCTTATACTTCTTATGGCTTTTTCCATGCCTGCGGTTTTAACACTAAAACAACCAGACCTTGGCACTGCGGTAATATATGGTGTGATAGTAATTCTCCTCCTATTTCTAAAAGGGCTTAGTCTTAGATACTTTATAATCGCTGGCATCTTGTTGATTTTTATGTCTCCAATTTTCTGGCACTTTCTAAAAGACTATCAGAAAGCTCGCATACTCGCGGTTCTTGACCCATACCGAGATTATCATGGTAGTGGCTATCAGCTAATCCAGTCTGTTATAGCGATAGGTTCTGGTGGCTTTCTGGGAAAGGGCTTTTTGCAGGGCACACAGGCACATCTTCTCTTTCTTCCAGAAAAGCACACAGACTTTATATTCTCCGTTATAGCGGAGGAGTTGGGTTTTATAGCCGGATTTTTACTTTTGGCTTCCCTCCTTGTTATATTTTATAGGCTGGTTTACCATGCCATAGACAACCCTCATCCTACAGAAAAGTTGTATCTTGGGGCTTTTGCTGGACTTTGGCTCTTTCAAACTGGGGTAAACCTTCTCATGACTATGGGATTAGCTCCTGTTGTAGGTGTGCCTCTACCCTTTGTAAGCTATGGTGGTAGTAGTATACTCACCTTTTCTCTGTTTATGGGTGTAGCCTTTTCCATTATTAGAGAGAATAAAAACAGACCCATAAGGTTTGAGCATGGTTAAGGCTCTATACTTTCACATTCCCTTTTGCTCTCATAAGTGTCCTTACTGCGACTTTGTTTCTGTAGTAGAGCCTGTGGTAGAACCAAAAGAGTATATGCACTTTCTTTTAAAGGAGCTTGAGCTATACAAAGATTTGAGCATAAAAGCTCAAACCCTCTACTTTGGAGGTGGAACGCCTTCCCTTATAGAGCCAGGGGTTTATGAGGTATTCCTTGAGCGACTTAGCAGTTTCTTGGACATATCCTCTGTAGAGGAAATTACCCTTGAATGTAATCCAGAAAACTACTCCTATGAAGACTATAAAAGGCTAAGGCGGTTGGGTTTTAACAGAATAAGCATTGGAGTGCAGAGTCTAAGAGAGGAAGGTTTAAAGGCTCTTGGTAGGCTTCACTCTGTAGAAGACTCTATTAGGGCAGTTGAGCTTGCACACAAGGCTGGTTTTGAAAACATAAACATAGACCTCATATACGGCTATCAGGGGCAAAGCCTAAAAGACCTACAGCATGAGCTAAAAGCCCTAAAAGACTTACCTATAAGCCACGTATCCTTTTATCTCCTAACACCCTATGAGGATACTCAATTTGGCTTTCTGTATCAAAGAGGACTCCTTGAGCTTCCGGATGACCACATTATAGCGGATATGTATGAGCTTATATGTGAAAATCTTGAGGATATGGGTTTTTTGCAGTATGAGGTCTCCAACTTTGCCCTCCCTGGGTATGAATGCAAGCACAACATGGTCTACTGGACTCATGAAGAGTTTTTAGGTCTTGGTGTGTCCGCATGGAGTTTTGTAGAAAGGCTGAGGTTTGGAAATACGAAAAATCTTAGGTTGTATGTAGAAAGAGTTAGAGGGGGTCAAAAGCCAGTGGAGTATGAAGAAAGGCTTGAAGGTATAGACCTACTTTATGACTACCTTTTTACCGCACTTAGAACCACAAGAGGTGTGGAAAAAGAGATTTTGTCCGAGCTACCTCAAGGTCTTGAAGAGTTCTTTGTAGAAGAAGGGCAGAGGCTAAGATTAAACAGAAGGGGTATGCTTCTTATTAACGAGGTGTTGTGGAGGCTCAGAAAGGTTATATTATTAAAGACATGAAGGTTTTTGTCGTCCTTCTTGTCTTTTTGTTTCTTGGTTGTGCGGACGTGTCTGCAAGAAGACCTATTTTGAACCTTTTACCTGAAAGCAAGGAAATAGAGATAGGTAAGGCTTACGTTCCTTACGCTATTGAGGAGTTTGACGGTCTATATCCAGATAGGGAAGTGCAGGAGTATGTAAGAAGTGTGGGGATGAGATTAGTCAAACACACAGAGAGAAAAGTGCCTTACGAGTTTTATGTGGTTAATTCCTCCCAGATAAATGCCTTTGCACTTCCCGGTGGTCCTGTTATGATAACGAGGGGGCTTTTGCTTAGGTTAAACTCTGAAGCTGAGCTTGCGAGCGTCTTGGGACATGAATTGGGTCATATAAACGCAAGGCATCATGCGAGGTTTCTTGAAAAGCAGTTTGGCTTAAGCTTGCTCCTCAATATAGGTGCTCTATTCGTGGCTGACAAACCCTATGGACAAGCTTTGCTCCAATTTGGACAGATAGGTGCTGGTCTTTTGAGCCTAAAGTTTAGCAGAGACCAAGAGAGGGAAGCGGACCAGCTTGGCATCCTATACACCTACAGAGCGGGTTATGACCCAAATAGTATCATAGGCGTCTTTGAAATGTTCAAATCTATGGAAAGGGGTGGTAGACCTCCAGAGTGGCTTTCCACACACCCTCTTCCAGAAACAAGAATAGCAGAAGCCAGAGCATATATACAGAGACTGAGACCTCAGGGTGCTCTTGTGCAAGACACGGAAGACTTTCATAGGATAAAGAAAAGGCTCAAAAGGACTCAACCTTCCTTTGAAGAGTTTGAAAAGGGTAAGAGAGCCTTTGCTAACAATAACCTAAGGCTTGCTCTTGAGCATTTTCAAAGGGCGGTGGAGTTATATCCAGAAAACTACATGGCAAGAGCGTATATGGCTTATGTGCTCGCCAGAGGTCAAAGACTTGATGAGGCGGAAAGACACTCAAAAAGAGCTCTGGATACAATGCCAGATGTTTTTCTTACCAACTATGTGTATGGTTATGTGAAGTTTTTGCGTAGAGATTATAGGGAGTCTCTGGAACATCTCAAAAAGGCTAACAGTCTTATACCAGACCATGCAAGCACGCATTACTATTTGGGTAGGAACTACGAAGTTTTAGGGCAAAGGTCAAGAGCCATAGAACACTACAGAACCGCCCTTGAGCTATCTCAAGGAAAAGCGGAATGGGCATCGGATGCCAGAGAAAGGCTAAGAAGACTCGGTGGGATGTGATAGAATTTTCCTATGGATATTCTTATGGGTGTTGGACGGGCGGGGTTAAAGTCGGGGGGAAAACCTGACCTCCTTGTAGTATTGCTTCCTCAAACTTGCACTGCCTCCTTCCTTTTTACAAAAAATCACTTTAAATCTGCAAGTGTTCTCTACTCTCAAAGGGTTTTTAAGGGAAAAGTAAGGGCGATGGTGATAAACAGTGGAAACGCCAACTGTGGAGTGGGCAAGGAGGGGCTAATTCATGCGGAGCTTATGGCAAAAAGAGTAGCGGAAAGGTTGGACCTTGAAGAGGATGAGGTCTTGGTTTTTTCCACAGGCGTCATAGGAAAGCCTATGCCTATAGTTGATGTTTTGAATGCCATAGACTCTGCCTGCGGACTTCTTGAACCCCTTGACCTAAAAAGGGCGAGCGAAGTAATCTCAACCACCGATAGCTTTCCCAAGTATGACTTTGTAAAAAAGGGTAAACTTGAAGCCTTCGGTTTTGCGAAGGGGGCAGGCATGATACATCCCAACATGGGGACTATGCTTGCCTTTGTGTTTACCAACGCAGACCTCAGGGAAGATATAATAGAAAGGCTTCATAGAGACATAAACGAACGAACCTTTAACTCTATTAGCGTGGATGGTTGTATGAGCACCAACGATAGCTTTGGACTTATAAGCCTTGGTCTCATAAAGGAAGATTTGCAAGCGGTTAGCGAAGTAGTAGAAGAGGTTTCACTAAATCTTGCCAAAAAGATAGTCCAAGATGGTGAGGGTGCTACCAGGGTTATAAAGGTTCATGTAAAAAACGCCTCCATACAGCTCAAGGCAAGGCTTATTGCTCAGGCGGTAGCAGTCTCAAACCTTGTGAAAACTGCCATATTTGGCAAAGACCCAAACTGGGGAAGGATAGTGGCTGCCGCAGGCTCAACCCCCTTTCCCATAGACCAGTTTAAGCTAAAAGTTTACATGGGCAACCACCTGCTGTATGACGGAAGAGTCCACCCAAAGGCTATAGAATCTGCAAAAAGATATCTTGAGGAATCTCAAGAAGTGGAGATAACCCTTGACCTTATGGAAGGCAAAGAGAGCTGGACCTACTACAGCTCAGACCTTACCTACGATTATGTGAGAATAAATGCGGAATACACAACTTGAAAAATGCTAATAATTTGCTAAATTAATTTATCATGATTAAGTCTCTTCCTTATATACTCGCAGGCTTCCTCATATCTATGCTGTTGATTTTTGGACTCAGACAAAAGCAAGAAGAAGTCCTACAAAACTCCTACAGACCGCCGGTGGAACAAAGCTTACCAGATTTTACCTTTAAAACCCTTGATGGAAGAGAGTTTAGACTATCTGAACTTCACGGGAAGGTAGTCCTTGTAAACTTCTGGGCAACTTGGTGTCCACCTTGCAAAGAGGAGATGCCTATCTTTGAAAGGGAATACAAGAGGTGTAAAGACAAGGGCTTTGAAATACTCGCAGTAAACATGGATAGCTCAGAGAGCAACCTGCAAAAGTTTTTAAAGGAAAACAACTACTCCTTTCCCATAGTCCGACCTTCAGAAGACCTCCAAAAGGAACTAAAGCTAATGGGTTTCCCCACCTCATACCTTCTTGATAGAGAGGGTAAGATTTATAGAATAAGGCTTGGAGTTTACAGAGAGTTAAAAGAAGACCTCAAAAAGCTCCTTGGGTGCTAATTGTGGTATAATCTTTAGCCGGAGGTTTTAATATGGCAAAGGTTAAGATGAAAACTAACAGGTCCGCAAAAAAGAGGTTTAAGATAACCGCAACGGGAAAAATAAAGAGGCAAAGAGCAGGTGGTGCACACTACAACACCCACAAGGCAAAAGACAGAAAAAGAAGACTAAGAAAGGCAACCCTTGTCCACCCAAGCTGGGAAGACAAGGTAAAGGGAATGCTGAAGGAGTTTTAACTAAAGAGACCTTTCCATAGACCTCTTGCTCACTCCTCATACCTTTTGGCAGTGTTTTCTTTTCTTTTATTATCCTTCCATCGGTTGAGGTAAACCTCTTTTGACACCGTATTTTATCTGAAGGCGATTGTAACATCTCCATAGCCCCCTCCCCACTATGACTACCTGAGATTTTTGTCTCTTTTGTGGTCTTGCATAAACCACCAGTGGTGCGCTCAAGCCAAAAGCTACAGCTCCTCCTATCTTCTGTTAACACCTGACCACTGCTTGGACATATTTATCCACCTCCATAACAATACATTTATCCACTAACTCTCTGGCTTTTGCAGTGGAGCCATACTGTTGTCTCAATTCTGTTCTGTAGGTGTCAAAAAACTGTTTAAACTGGTCTTTGCCCAAAACGCCAACCGCATAAAAGTTTCCATCTTCTTCCTGAAGCACTATGGAGGCAAGAGGGAAGTCCGCAGGACCGTCTATTACGCTACCCCCTGCCTTAGGGTCATACAGAGCAAGATGAGCACAGCACTGGATTATTCCAGCCTTTTTTGTGGTTTCTGAGGGTGTGTCCGGTGGATAGTAGTTTATAAAAGAATACTGAGGAGTTGGATAACTCCACTGGTGGGCACATATGGCGGAGTAGGCAACTATGCTTTTCTTTGAACCAACGCCACCGGTCCACTGGTAGCTTTTGCCGTCTTTGAGCTTTATCTCTAAGGGTGGGACTTCTTCTCCAAGATTGAGTAGATAGCAGGGGGTAGAAGCGTAGGGGTAGAAAAATATGTAGTTTACATGAGGCTTTATATCTTCTTCCCTTAGAGGAGAGCCATCTTGTTTTACCAAGAGTGCCTTTTTGTATGCTTGAAACATACCATCCTTTTGCTGGGCGAGTGCCTGAGAGAAAAAGCTAACGTCTATCATAGA is part of the Aquificaceae bacterium genome and encodes:
- a CDS encoding M48 family metalloprotease, which produces MKVFVVLLVFLFLGCADVSARRPILNLLPESKEIEIGKAYVPYAIEEFDGLYPDREVQEYVRSVGMRLVKHTERKVPYEFYVVNSSQINAFALPGGPVMITRGLLLRLNSEAELASVLGHELGHINARHHARFLEKQFGLSLLLNIGALFVADKPYGQALLQFGQIGAGLLSLKFSRDQEREADQLGILYTYRAGYDPNSIIGVFEMFKSMERGGRPPEWLSTHPLPETRIAEARAYIQRLRPQGALVQDTEDFHRIKKRLKRTQPSFEEFEKGKRAFANNNLRLALEHFQRAVELYPENYMARAYMAYVLARGQRLDEAERHSKRALDTMPDVFLTNYVYGYVKFLRRDYRESLEHLKKANSLIPDHASTHYYLGRNYEVLGQRSRAIEHYRTALELSQGKAEWASDARERLRRLGGM
- the hemW gene encoding radical SAM family heme chaperone HemW, which encodes MVKALYFHIPFCSHKCPYCDFVSVVEPVVEPKEYMHFLLKELELYKDLSIKAQTLYFGGGTPSLIEPGVYEVFLERLSSFLDISSVEEITLECNPENYSYEDYKRLRRLGFNRISIGVQSLREEGLKALGRLHSVEDSIRAVELAHKAGFENINIDLIYGYQGQSLKDLQHELKALKDLPISHVSFYLLTPYEDTQFGFLYQRGLLELPDDHIIADMYELICENLEDMGFLQYEVSNFALPGYECKHNMVYWTHEEFLGLGVSAWSFVERLRFGNTKNLRLYVERVRGGQKPVEYEERLEGIDLLYDYLFTALRTTRGVEKEILSELPQGLEEFFVEEGQRLRLNRRGMLLINEVLWRLRKVILLKT
- a CDS encoding TlpA disulfide reductase family protein; its protein translation is MIKSLPYILAGFLISMLLIFGLRQKQEEVLQNSYRPPVEQSLPDFTFKTLDGREFRLSELHGKVVLVNFWATWCPPCKEEMPIFEREYKRCKDKGFEILAVNMDSSESNLQKFLKENNYSFPIVRPSEDLQKELKLMGFPTSYLLDREGKIYRIRLGVYRELKEDLKKLLGC
- the rpmI gene encoding 50S ribosomal protein L35, producing the protein MAKVKMKTNRSAKKRFKITATGKIKRQRAGGAHYNTHKAKDRKRRLRKATLVHPSWEDKVKGMLKEF
- a CDS encoding (2Fe-2S)-binding protein; its protein translation is MDRRDFIKTCGTVAIASMIDVSFFSQALAQQKDGMFQAYKKALLVKQDGSPLREEDIKPHVNYIFFYPYASTPCYLLNLGEEVPPLEIKLKDGKSYQWTGGVGSKKSIVAYSAICAHQWSYPTPQYSFINYYPPDTPSETTKKAGIIQCCAHLALYDPKAGGSVIDGPADFPLASIVLQEEDGNFYAVGVLGKDQFKQFFDTYRTELRQQYGSTAKARELVDKCIVMEVDKYVQAVVRC
- a CDS encoding amidohydrolase, whose product is MFDLLIKSALLAEKNQYVDVAVRDGKIVEISEDIQSPAKYVIQAKGKVLYPSFANMHTHISMSLLRGLGADLPLMDWLQKVIWVLEGEFVSPEFVRDGALIGIAEAIRSGTTLFMDMYFFEESIAEVAQKAGIRAGLGFGILDFPTRVAKTQEEYLKRAREFIRDFKGQELIFPTLCPHAVYTCSPDTLRKTLQLALEEEVYIHIHVAETQQEVDASLEKFGKRPVEHLYSLGLLTDKTLMAHVVWTTEEEREMIKEKGAKVLHCPESNLKLASGIAPISDYIRRGIHVCLGTDGPASNDNLDMLEELSLMAKLQKGANLDAKAMDARTALRIASEEGFRAVGIKAGRVEVGYDADLILLDPNKPHLQPLYDPIAQLVYSAKSSDIDTVICKGKVLMEKGELKTIDQEEVLFVANKWKEKIQGFLKSKILS
- the rodA gene encoding rod shape-determining protein RodA — its product is MKRKLEDILRSYDPYLLVALFLLCLIGLLGIYSATYRGGPSPLFIKQSLYLVAGLLVIFIFSRINFRTIYDTAPAIYFLNLFLLILVPILGKTVYGAKRWIDLGPVSIQPSEFMKFSLLLFALYTLSYMKKLISKEGLILLMAFSMPAVLTLKQPDLGTAVIYGVIVILLLFLKGLSLRYFIIAGILLIFMSPIFWHFLKDYQKARILAVLDPYRDYHGSGYQLIQSVIAIGSGGFLGKGFLQGTQAHLLFLPEKHTDFIFSVIAEELGFIAGFLLLASLLVIFYRLVYHAIDNPHPTEKLYLGAFAGLWLFQTGVNLLMTMGLAPVVGVPLPFVSYGGSSILTFSLFMGVAFSIIRENKNRPIRFEHG
- the argJ gene encoding bifunctional glutamate N-acetyltransferase/amino-acid acetyltransferase ArgJ produces the protein MDILMGVGRAGLKSGGKPDLLVVLLPQTCTASFLFTKNHFKSASVLYSQRVFKGKVRAMVINSGNANCGVGKEGLIHAELMAKRVAERLDLEEDEVLVFSTGVIGKPMPIVDVLNAIDSACGLLEPLDLKRASEVISTTDSFPKYDFVKKGKLEAFGFAKGAGMIHPNMGTMLAFVFTNADLREDIIERLHRDINERTFNSISVDGCMSTNDSFGLISLGLIKEDLQAVSEVVEEVSLNLAKKIVQDGEGATRVIKVHVKNASIQLKARLIAQAVAVSNLVKTAIFGKDPNWGRIVAAAGSTPFPIDQFKLKVYMGNHLLYDGRVHPKAIESAKRYLEESQEVEITLDLMEGKESWTYYSSDLTYDYVRINAEYTT
- a CDS encoding C4-type zinc ribbon domain-containing protein — translated: MAYIIFFVKADILKKMLRLQQVELEILRVQSALKKVLSQISEVSEKIEELKKQREGVEKSIEGLKAEIKRHREAIQECKEGAKRAEERLSLVKRAEEYKALLRERAKNEDCVIKLTKSLKELEEKLKKLQKEREDKKLVRELQDLEEELSDLRYSQSRLTNKLDELTKEFQKIKEGTEPDVVQEYEVLKKKHGLPIILPIDSFGACTHCGTKLPSALYSRLIKGEVAVCPSCGRLVYYEEET